The window TTCATATAATCTGTACAGATATACAAGATTTATACAAAGCAAAATCATCTATTCTAGGAAGTCAACTCTAAGAGATCAATACATGATTTACATCCCTACAATCAAGGAACTAAATATCCTGAATGATATTGCCATCTAATACATACCATGTTTACATATGAATCCTAAGCTGTTACATACCATTTAGGATTAAGAAAACATGTAACCGTACCTTCGTTTTACATACGCATCTTGttatttaggatagtctactaGGATGTTATTGAGTAATGTTTGCACGATCATTTTGTACCTTCTCTTTAATAAAGGTAAGGTGCGCACCAACACATATAGGTTATATCTTTATTTGAAAGATGTTACAAATATATGGTAAGAATAACATTTCGAATATTATTACAGTAACACCACATCAGCCAACATTACAGATATGTCGAATGTACCACTCAATTAATTTCTCCACTGTGGCTGCAGGCAAGTTGTTTGTGGCGGCAGCGACAACGTTCTGCCGTTGCAAAATAGGAATTAAAGTTATgcttactgtttttttttaatctattgGGCATGTCTAGTTTTTCTAATTTGTTGTGGGCTCTTTGCTTATATGTTTATTGGGCTGGTTGACTTTACCGAAATGTAGTACTTTATATTGTTTAACGAGTGATGCACTttcgacaatttttttttttttttaaaacatctAAAAAGTATTGGAAAAATGCAAAGGATATAATTACTTTTTCTTAATTGATCGAATTGagttaatttttcctttttccacGAAGAGGGTttattttatatcatttggagTGGTGAAATATTAGCTTGCAAAGACATAAACAACATTTTGAggtcaatttacaaagtttattTGGGAGTTATAATTGGCACTTCAATAAAATGATTATGCCCTTCTCGATGCGTAATTTTTTTCTTAGGAATGTGAACTAACATTACTGAAGTgccaaaaacagtttttttttttttttttgttaatcttTGAAGTTGAATGTACATATCAATGTTGTCCCTTGGAAAAAAAGAAGCAAGAAGTGCGTGTAGCAACTGACACTAAGACAGCAAGAAGTGCGTGCAGAGAATAGCACACACCATACATGTAGAAGAAACtcatcacatccaaaacatgcaCAATTCATCTATTTAATTTACACCTTAATTGGTAATTTTCTAACTCTTCTACATAAGAACACAATAATGGCTTCCCCTAACAGTTGTCTGCTTCAAAATCATTTCGCCATTTCCTCTCTGACCCTACTCCTCTTTCTCATTTCCCTTCCGCCATCCGTCCTCTCACAAAACCCTACCATTGCGCAATGCACCACGCAGCTTCTTCCGCTGGCCGCTTGTGCACCATTTGTGCAAGGCAGTGCCATGTCACCTGCACAGTCATGCTGTGTCAACCTCAAGCTGCTATATAGCCAGCAGCCAGAGTGCCTTTGCCTTTTGCTCAATGGCACTACTTTGAGCACCTTCCTTATTAACACGACTCGCGCTCTCCAGCTTCCCGTTGTTTGCAGCCTTCAAGTCGACATCTCTACTTGTCCAGGTAACTTCTGGTTTCGAAGAAAAATAGGGATTTGTGACGATTCTGAGTCCAAATCTGTTAGCTGTTCTTTATTTATTGTGTAATAATTTACATTAATTTATATTAATCTAATCTTTTTCGACGTTTTCGCTGCAGGGGTACCTGTGCCTCCTAGTTCACCTAGTTCTCAAGATCCCCCCCTTCGGAATAACACCAGCTCATCTGCTGCTAATTCTACAATTGCTGgtacccaaaaataaaaatatccaaTCGTTACACTCCCTCTAATTACATAATAATACCTCTTGAATTCTGACTTGGTATTTTTTGGGATGTCAGCCACTCCAATGCCTCAAACGGCACCAATCCCCACCACGATGGGGTTAGGGTTTGGGAGAACTACAAATGCTGGTACCAAATTGAAGATGGGAAGTTATCTTGTAGTGGCTTTCGCCGTGGCAGTTTTTCCAGTGACCGGAGTTCTATTTTAAATATGATAATATTTATACCACCAGATTAATGTTTTGATGGCTTTTTATGTTGGGGTTAGAGATTTTACTTATTATTTAGGAGAATTTATTCCGTTACGGTTTTATAGATACCATCGaacttctattgatttgaatAAAAACAGTGGTGACTGTCAAATTATATATGGCCTCTTGGCTTACTTAGGTTTATGTTTCAGTGTCATGGAACCGTTTTTCGATGGTGCAAACCAGAGACGACAGACAGGCCTACAGTGAGGAGAGGTTATGCCATGTTACCGGAAGTGTACACCCGTGTGTAATGATAGATGTAGACACACGTGTATACACCCAGTGACATGCACAAGTTTTCTCTACTTCAAACAGATAAATCCACAAAAAAGGCTATATTTGACAATTTGCTAAACATCGTACAGGATAGTAAAATGAAATTCGGAAAAAAGACGTTTGGACATGGAAAGTCACCCTACAAACAGAGATATTTACCTATGACAGAATGTTTGTTTTCCTAGGATTGTATCATGACATCATGTATTCAGATGCTTCAGATGTACGTAAGGTCATTTTATTAAGAAACTATTCCAAACTAGGAGCCACTTCAGTCGGGTTGGATTCGAAGACGTCCGGGTTGGATGCCTCCGGTTCTTCCAAAAACTCCCGAGACTGAAACGAATCTTTGTAGACTGGAGTCTCCTTGAAATCAGTTGCTCCTTCATTGTAAGAAGTAGCAGCAACTAAGCAAGCAATAAGCTGGGaaatacaaaacaaacaaacggGGGGTCAAACATTAGCCTTCAATTTGTAAATAACGCAAGTGCGAGAgaaatttacataaaaatgGAATGTCACAATTACGGTATTTCAATTTATCATGTATTGCTGTGTATTTTAACTTATCCGCATGACGGTGTATTGACTTAGAATACCATTATTTGTATGCAAGGGGATGCGGGGTATGTAGTATTAGTTGAATAttagagtgcgcaacgaacgagattacaaaataattggaatattattaaactaacgaTAAtaccgaaacggctacaaaaccctaagaggctacattgtgactaacttattcTAAACTGAATAACAAGcatgctatttataataaactaaccctaaccaAAAAGGTAAGAAACCGAAACCCTAATgttaacgggctaagcccagaaaaccaaatattcaaataaactaaaatcctaatattttccaacaccccgtcaaactcatggcggtatacgacatgggtttgcaaacaagcagatgcagactggctccgttaggcggactggcaggcatgcaaacttgacttgacttgacttgactagCAAACTGGCAAAttgattcttgattcttgattcttgacttgattcttgattctGACTGGCAAACTAGTTTTGGTTCAAATTGGCTAGTGTTAAGAGTATGGAAAGAACCTGTCTATAAACGGACAAGATTTTCATATCTCAATTCTAGCAAcgaacaaacaaacacaaatcCTATCATTCGAGTGGTCACAATTCAACACTTGAGTGACGGTCACAAAACAATTCCAAAGAGTATGCGGGCCTAAAACAAACGTAAAccatatgttttttcttttgcccGTGCGGGGGCCTCAAAAACTccaaacaattttttctttttccttcttttttctctcttgttctgttttttttttttttttctcttttcattttgtttcGAGACTGGCGGATACAAATGCCCAGATTGTAGCTGGATCTAGTACAAGTTCATGGGATTTGGGCTTGCGAAGATGGTACAACAAGGGTGCAGCTTCGGTGGTTTTGACAGCTGACAACAGGGAAATCATGGATGCAGAGCAACATTGGCAGGTCAGGTACTGGTGCGGGTCGAGTGAGGGTTGATTAAGCGGCATGGTAGTGATGCGGAGATGCGAGTTGTTGCAACAACGAAGGATCATGCAGGTGACGGTGGGTGCGGCAAGCaagttgtaacatcccacatcgcccaagggagtgatccttaaatgtatattctcatccctacctagcacgaggctttttgggagctcactggcttcgggttccgtaggaactccgaagttaagcgagaatgaggccagagcactcccaggatgggtaacccactgggaagttgctcgtgagttcccaaaaacaaaaccgtgagggaatggtaagcccaaaacggacaatatcgtgctacggtggtggagcaggcccgggaagtgatccgccccgggccgggatgtgacaaagtGGTGCAACGATGGCCTATTGCGGAATGGTTCACATACGGACGACGGGGGTAGACCTACGAAGGCTGGTGGTTGGTGTTTCGGGTATGCAGGAATCTGGGGTGGTGCGACTTCCGAGCAAAcatgttcaatttttttcttttcaaaactaACACTGAAAACTAATATCAAACAAACAACATGGATACCTATTAAGAACAGATTAAATCCCGAAAGAttaaacctgctctgataccaagttgaatatcagagtgcgcaacgaacgagaTTACAAAATAAtgggaatattattaaactaacgagaataccgaaacggctacaaaaccctaagaggctacattgtgactaacttattcTAAACTGAATAACAAGCAtgatatttataataaactaaccctaacaAAAAATGGTAAGAAACCGAAACTCTAATgttaacgggctaagcccagaaagccaaatattcaaataaactaaaatcctAATCTTTTCCAACAGTATTCACTTATGAGCTAGACTTCCCTATACTTGTTCCTAAAAATTGACTAAACAGTTTTGGTAACCGTTATGATCTTCAAACTTGAACCGTCCATTTGGTCGGTATATATGAACCGTTAAACGATTTTCAATCTAAATGTGTTTTTTCAATTGTGATTTAGTAAATGACAGGTTACAGTTGTGATATCAGTAAAGTGTTGTAAACACAACTTGGATGGACAACAAAGTACACTTTGAAAT is drawn from Malus domestica chromosome 14, GDT2T_hap1 and contains these coding sequences:
- the LOC103431237 gene encoding non-specific lipid transfer protein GPI-anchored 10-like; translation: MASPNSCLLQNHFAISSLTLLLFLISLPPSVLSQNPTIAQCTTQLLPLAACAPFVQGSAMSPAQSCCVNLKLLYSQQPECLCLLLNGTTLSTFLINTTRALQLPVVCSLQVDISTCPGVPVPPSSPSSQDPPLRNNTSSSAANSTIAATPMPQTAPIPTTMGLGFGRTTNAGTKLKMGSYLVVAFAVAVFPVTGVLF